A single Mustela lutreola isolate mMusLut2 chromosome X, mMusLut2.pri, whole genome shotgun sequence DNA region contains:
- the CLDN34 gene encoding claudin-34, with protein sequence MRCAVAMLLLITSANGQVAGFAMATVGWILTTTSMGLVEWRVWYIENNGLLPPGLVCVGMWKVCVYHHVSDHNKVTLCQRYSYRDTYLPLDIRVSQNLLLIASILGLLGRASIIFALRNAYLGILRENATFNPFIASGILNLASGVCIAIAVVWNYHSVMSEQGISFPPSLSIPFKPNTQEIGSAFLVACLAAFMMLLSGVIFLSHKFSTATQVHPQTSNM encoded by the coding sequence ATGCGGTGCGCAGTGGCCATGCTGCTGCTCATCACGAGCGCCAACGGCCAGGTGGCCGGCTTTGCGATGGCCACGGTGGGCTGGATCCTGACCACCACGTCCATGGGCCTCGTGGAATGGAGAGTGTGGTACATAGAGAACAACGGCCTCCTGCCCCCGGGCCTGGTGTGCGTGGGCATGTGGAAAGTCTGTGTGTACCACCACGTCAGCGACCACAACAAAGTCACCCTGTGTCAACGGTACAGCTACCGCGACACGTATCTCCCGCTTGATATTCGTGTCTCCCAAAACCTCCTGCTGATCGCCAGCATCCTAGGCCTCCTGGGGCGAGCCTCCATCATCTTCGCTCTCAGGAACGCGTACCTGGGAATCCTGCGGGAGAACGCCACCTTCAACCCATTCATCGCTTCGGGAATCCTGAACCTGGCCTCCGGCGTGTGCATCGCCATCGCCGTGGTCTGGAATTACCACTCGGTGATGAGCGAGCAGGGCATTTCCTTCCCCCCGTCGCTGTCGATTCCCTTCAAGCCAAACACTCAGGAGATCGGTAGTGCCTTCCTGGTGGCGTGTCTGGCCGCCTTCATGATGTTGCTGAGCGGGGTGATTTTCCTGTCCCACAAGTTCTCCACGGCTACCCAAGTGCATCCTCAGACTTCCAACATGTGA